Proteins from a genomic interval of Zingiber officinale cultivar Zhangliang chromosome 1B, Zo_v1.1, whole genome shotgun sequence:
- the LOC122055854 gene encoding single myb histone 6-like translates to MGAPKQKWTQDEEAALKAGVNKHGAGKWRTILKDPEFNSVLRNRSNVDLKDKWRNMSVTAHGLGSREKARIALKNSRQTIKHDTTSMDVVAKDVANEVVYVEPLATSSEPPQISSQKRSISRLDNLIMEAIINLKEATGSNKTTISSYIEDQYWPPTDFKELLSEKLKTLTASGRLIKVKRKYRIAPTSAYSKEKTSKFLVEGQQGKPRPEIKPLLKSQIDAELARMRNMTAQEAAAAAAQAVAEAEAAMAEAETAAREAEAAETDAEAAQAFAEAAMLTLKKRNVPKHMFHV, encoded by the exons ATGGGTGCTCCTAAGCAAAAATGGACTCAGGATGAAGAAGCGGCCCTCAAGGCTGGAGTTAATAAGCATGGGGCTGGCAAATGGCGCACAATATTGAAAGATCCAGAATTTAACAGTGTGTTGCGAAATCGGTCTAATGTGGACCTCaag GACAAATGGCGAAACATGAGTGTGACTGCACATGGACTGGGATCACGCGAAAAAGCCAGGATTGCCTTGAAAAACAGTCGACAAACCATCAAGCATGATACTACATCAATGGATGTAGTAGCTAAGGATGTTGCAAATGAAGTTGTTTACGTGGAGCCTCTTGCGACGTCTAGTGAGCCTCCTCAAATTTCCAGTCAGAAAAGGTCTATCAGCAG GCTAGACAATCTCATAATGGAAGCTATAATCAATTTGAAGGAGGCCACTGGATCAAACAAGACAACTATTTCTTCATACATTGAG GATCAATACTGGCCTCCAACTGATTTTAAAGAGTTGCTATCAGAAAAGTTGAAGACTTTGACTGCATCCGGGAGATTGATCAAG GTGAAGCGCAAGTATAGAATAGCACCGACTTCTGCTTATTCAAAAGAGAAAACCTCCAAATTTCTTGTTGAAGGACAACAAGGGAAACCTAGACCTGAAATCAAACCCCTCTTGAAATCTCAGATAGATGCTGAATTAGCACGAATGCGAAATATGACAGCTCAGgaagctgctgctgctgctgctcaaGCAGTTGCAGAGGCAGAAGCTGCTATGGCAGAAGCTGAAACAGCAGCAAGGGAGGCGGAAGCTGCTGAAACTGATGCAGAAGCAGCACAAGCCTTTGCAGAGGCAGCAATGTTGACCCTGAAGAAACGCAATGTTCCTAAGCAT